In the genome of Ktedonobacteraceae bacterium, one region contains:
- the cmr3 gene encoding type III-B CRISPR module-associated protein Cmr3, whose protein sequence is MMRLFIEPTEPLLFRTGRPFNAGENNFAETIFPPTPETMQGAVRAAIATHWDRTKTIAQVFEDPELVELIGNRKGYGRFRITSLALGRRKNSDSEDGPVERLFPSPLYLQKDRKKVIRFYPKPITEVRSDIPEDMWYLWPDEEAEDKLENAGWLTERGLVRVLRDKEKPFDEEIVSNREIFEYESRLGIGMNNETKTTREGLLYQVRMVRMKHDLDFTNRDNDFVYGFVVDISLAGTEESACLTDSPETLLSDEQVQKQLRLPDSGWITLGGERRAAYFRVLKSVTLSASENVEQLKAGRAVYLSTPAALDDGWKPLNWQPKKWSKPLPKPIAVTIDRYQPIGGWLLAPGTAGGENKIMRRCVPAGSVYFFNEPVAIERPFTDYGWQIGYGIAYAGEWKS, encoded by the coding sequence ATGATGCGCCTTTTTATTGAACCTACAGAACCGTTATTGTTTCGTACTGGACGTCCATTTAATGCAGGAGAAAATAACTTCGCGGAAACTATTTTTCCTCCTACTCCTGAAACAATGCAGGGTGCTGTACGGGCTGCAATAGCTACGCATTGGGATAGAACGAAAACAATCGCACAGGTATTTGAGGATCCAGAGCTTGTTGAGCTAATTGGAAATCGTAAAGGTTATGGGCGCTTTCGTATTACTAGTCTGGCATTAGGGCGGCGCAAAAATAGTGATAGTGAGGATGGGCCGGTCGAGCGTCTTTTCCCATCCCCTCTGTATCTACAGAAGGATAGGAAAAAGGTCATTCGTTTCTATCCTAAACCAATAACAGAAGTACGTAGTGACATACCAGAAGACATGTGGTATTTGTGGCCTGATGAAGAGGCTGAAGATAAACTGGAAAATGCGGGATGGCTGACAGAACGTGGATTAGTGAGGGTACTACGGGATAAGGAAAAGCCTTTCGATGAGGAGATAGTCAGCAATCGCGAGATATTCGAGTATGAATCACGTCTTGGTATTGGCATGAACAATGAAACCAAAACGACCAGAGAGGGATTGCTATACCAGGTGCGAATGGTACGAATGAAACATGATCTTGATTTCACCAATCGCGATAATGACTTTGTCTATGGGTTTGTTGTCGATATCAGCCTTGCTGGAACAGAAGAAAGCGCCTGTTTGACTGATTCTCCAGAGACATTATTGAGTGATGAGCAGGTGCAGAAACAACTGCGTTTACCAGATAGTGGATGGATTACACTCGGTGGGGAAAGGCGAGCAGCCTATTTTAGGGTACTCAAATCGGTAACGCTATCGGCGTCAGAAAATGTAGAGCAGCTCAAGGCTGGTAGGGCCGTTTACCTCTCAACGCCGGCAGCTCTCGATGATGGCTGGAAACCTCTCAATTGGCAACCAAAGAAGTGGAGCAAACCACTTCCTAAACCAATTGCAGTAACGATTGATCGTTATCAACCAATAGGAGGTTGGCTACTTGCTCCCGGCACTGCCGGAGGTGAGAACAAGATTATGCGCCGTTGTGTTCCGGCTGGTAGTGTTTACTTTTTTAACGAGCCGGTAGCAATAGAACGTCCCTTTACGGATTACGGTTGGCAAATTGGCTATGGAATTGCATATGCAGGAGAATGGAAATCATGA
- the cmr4 gene encoding type III-B CRISPR module RAMP protein Cmr4: MITETTMLYLYVETPLHAGVGSGLSSIDLPIQRERTTQYPMIQGSGIKGKLRATAEDVIKDRTIIDILFGPGTPGAGAEDYAGALIAGDARILLFPVRSLNGVFAYTTSCDILSRFKRDIERGHASSVLPWNVPEQVAVGNALMTTTSEVHANNTIVLEEFSFEARPDGQVDTIANWLATNAIPDLGAGDYWPNKIRNSLVILSNDDFRDFALYATEVITRVRLDRQTKTVQRGALWTEEHLPTDTLLYVPIYATDGRQNGKNGSKVTAAQVLERARSLDTGRGSYLQLGGDETVGRGLVRMRWGS; this comes from the coding sequence ATGATCACAGAGACCACCATGCTTTATCTTTACGTCGAAACGCCGCTTCATGCAGGAGTAGGCTCTGGTTTGAGCAGTATTGACCTGCCGATTCAGCGAGAGCGAACAACTCAGTATCCCATGATTCAGGGAAGTGGCATCAAAGGAAAATTGCGTGCAACAGCAGAAGATGTTATTAAGGATCGGACTATAATTGATATCTTATTCGGGCCTGGTACTCCTGGTGCAGGAGCAGAAGATTACGCCGGTGCGCTTATTGCAGGTGATGCGCGTATTCTCCTTTTCCCTGTGCGTTCGCTCAATGGTGTTTTTGCCTATACTACTTCCTGCGATATATTGAGCCGCTTTAAGCGTGACATAGAGAGGGGTCATGCCAGCAGCGTACTACCATGGAATGTCCCTGAACAAGTTGCAGTAGGCAATGCGCTGATGACGACTACAAGTGAAGTCCATGCTAATAATACCATTGTGCTGGAAGAATTCAGCTTTGAGGCTCGCCCAGATGGACAAGTTGACACAATTGCGAATTGGCTTGCAACTAATGCCATCCCTGATCTGGGAGCAGGTGATTACTGGCCCAACAAGATTAGGAACTCTTTAGTCATCTTATCCAATGATGATTTTCGCGATTTCGCGCTTTATGCGACAGAGGTTATCACCCGCGTTCGTCTAGATCGACAGACAAAAACGGTTCAGCGCGGCGCTCTCTGGACTGAAGAGCATCTACCCACCGATACACTGCTCTATGTGCCGATTTATGCAACAGATGGACGCCAAAATGGGAAGAATGGCTCGAAAGTGACTGCTGCCCAGGTTCTGGAAAGGGCCAGATCACTTGACACTGGTAGGGGTAGCTATCTCCAACTTGGCGGCGATGAAACTGTTGGGCGTGGTCTGGTACGCATGCGCTGGGGAAGTTAG
- the csx15 gene encoding CRISPR-associated protein Csx15, with amino-acid sequence MLVLNFTHPLTPNQQAQIESLAKTFIAGIRTIPVQINQAEPLEPQITAIINSIDLSSEEWQTLPLLINPPGYAPAAFVLLAELHGRIGHFPSLIRLRPIAGSIPTTYEVAELVNLQAIREQARQRR; translated from the coding sequence ATGCTTGTACTCAACTTCACCCACCCCCTCACCCCCAACCAGCAAGCGCAAATCGAATCCCTGGCTAAAACCTTCATTGCAGGTATTCGCACTATCCCTGTACAAATCAACCAGGCAGAACCTCTCGAACCTCAAATCACCGCAATAATAAATTCAATAGATTTGTCATCTGAAGAGTGGCAAACTCTTCCTCTTCTCATCAATCCGCCAGGCTATGCTCCCGCCGCGTTTGTTCTACTCGCTGAACTTCACGGGCGCATCGGTCATTTTCCCTCGCTGATTCGCCTGCGCCCAATAGCTGGCAGCATTCCGACAACCTATGAAGTAGCTGAATTGGTTAATTTACAGGCAATCAGGGAGCAAGCTCGCCAAAGAAGATAG
- a CDS encoding putative CRISPR-associated protein — MTTILTATGISLYLNTRRKYGIETPTEDQMRQYLRTEPGAASAEANSILQISQSDDQLVFLHTETIEGKRCTNLLREFFSSRGYKHIRPVGLQFQEDEKHIETHGLRNFVNTFIDEIEKAKRNNQDVVINATPGFKLESGYSTLIGMLYQVPVKYIHEKFKRVVTFNPIALDWDTSLFLRYSWFFEWIDAEARSQTEVEERLKAIPEKEKIQSMLTLPDEHGDVFLSPMGNALQRRFKEQTEEAKEAPLPSEVQIENPDEKITSSLKNVAHHYPKNTLAACNKIAQLPYVRTIIGGNFENTTRSAVKRVTEDGTILLLWADNDKAANLTIQTTAQGLPQTQKVAEKIKELLKIK, encoded by the coding sequence ATGACAACAATTCTAACAGCAACAGGTATTTCCCTGTATCTCAATACGAGGAGAAAGTATGGTATTGAGACGCCAACCGAGGATCAAATGCGGCAATACCTACGAACTGAGCCAGGAGCAGCATCTGCTGAAGCTAATTCAATCCTCCAAATATCTCAGTCTGATGATCAACTTGTTTTTCTCCATACCGAAACGATAGAAGGGAAGAGGTGTACCAACTTATTACGGGAATTCTTCAGTAGTAGAGGTTACAAACATATCCGGCCGGTTGGACTTCAATTTCAAGAGGATGAAAAGCACATAGAAACCCACGGGTTGCGTAACTTTGTTAACACGTTCATTGATGAGATTGAAAAAGCCAAGAGAAATAATCAAGACGTTGTTATAAATGCAACTCCTGGTTTCAAATTAGAAAGCGGTTATAGCACTCTGATAGGCATGCTTTATCAGGTTCCGGTTAAATATATACATGAGAAATTCAAACGTGTTGTTACCTTTAATCCTATTGCCCTTGATTGGGATACCAGCCTTTTCCTTAGATATAGTTGGTTTTTTGAATGGATAGATGCAGAGGCTCGCTCCCAAACGGAAGTAGAGGAGCGTCTCAAGGCTATCCCTGAAAAAGAAAAAATACAATCAATGTTGACATTACCTGATGAGCATGGAGATGTATTTTTATCTCCAATGGGGAATGCCCTTCAAAGACGATTCAAGGAACAAACTGAGGAAGCAAAAGAGGCTCCATTGCCATCTGAAGTGCAGATAGAAAATCCTGATGAGAAGATTACCTCTTCACTCAAGAATGTGGCGCATCACTATCCCAAGAACACGCTCGCTGCTTGCAATAAAATAGCTCAGTTACCTTATGTACGAACAATAATCGGTGGAAACTTCGAAAATACAACACGTTCTGCTGTTAAAAGGGTTACTGAAGATGGAACAATTTTACTACTCTGGGCAGATAATGATAAAGCTGCAAACCTGACAATACAAACAACAGCCCAGGGGCTTCCTCAAACGCAGAAAGTCGCAGAAAAAATAAAGGAGTTGTTGAAGATCAAATAA
- the cmr6 gene encoding type III-B CRISPR module RAMP protein Cmr6: protein MNNQESRQYYLPQSIARLLTVDQLSKCKNLGLILDKYPPESAIQRSEGKSGWLKELAATNHVDVRLVESVYRRWLNMITARGATHFTAITDWRMVVGLGGESVLETDLTLHHLYGIPYIPASALKGLTRGYVTGEVYPSSDIEHDNEIVRRIFGSQKQAGTVIFFDAMPVGSKIDFVLDIMNSHYPHYYGEKKLPTNDQNPNPVTFLTVAGTTFVFALAPRRLNNEVDSKDVELAKGWLQVALEKYGIGGKTSAGYGFFRMVNDGVLPESLTESLQTVSTPTSTPSSTTPKPAITERIRPNIPKFREGQEITGSVIALTDELRRRVPADAKAILRYQSFATRDVLIVVSAEEAQNWKPGETRICVFMREEERDGCTLLICQPRASKKKKA, encoded by the coding sequence ATGAATAACCAGGAGAGCAGGCAATACTATCTTCCTCAAAGTATAGCAAGATTGCTTACAGTAGATCAACTGAGCAAGTGTAAAAATCTAGGCTTGATACTGGATAAGTATCCCCCAGAATCCGCTATTCAAAGGAGTGAAGGAAAAAGTGGCTGGCTTAAAGAGCTTGCTGCAACTAATCATGTTGATGTAAGGCTTGTCGAGAGCGTTTACAGGCGCTGGTTAAACATGATAACAGCGAGAGGAGCAACACATTTCACCGCTATTACTGATTGGCGTATGGTAGTTGGTCTGGGTGGTGAATCTGTGCTGGAAACCGATTTAACATTGCATCACCTGTATGGTATTCCTTACATTCCTGCCAGCGCCTTGAAAGGTTTGACGCGCGGCTATGTGACCGGAGAGGTATATCCTAGCAGCGATATCGAACATGATAATGAGATTGTCAGACGTATTTTTGGTTCACAGAAACAGGCCGGAACTGTGATCTTTTTTGATGCCATGCCTGTAGGTTCTAAGATAGATTTCGTACTCGATATCATGAATTCGCATTATCCTCATTATTATGGGGAGAAGAAACTGCCAACCAATGACCAGAATCCCAACCCTGTGACTTTCTTGACGGTAGCTGGTACAACTTTTGTATTTGCTCTGGCTCCACGTCGTCTCAATAATGAGGTCGATTCGAAGGACGTAGAGTTAGCAAAAGGCTGGTTGCAAGTAGCTCTAGAAAAGTATGGCATTGGAGGAAAGACGAGTGCAGGATATGGCTTCTTCAGGATGGTCAACGATGGAGTGCTGCCAGAAAGCCTTACCGAATCATTGCAAACCGTATCAACACCGACATCTACACCTTCATCAACAACACCAAAGCCTGCTATAACTGAGCGTATACGCCCGAATATTCCTAAATTCAGAGAGGGGCAGGAAATCACAGGGTCTGTCATTGCTCTTACCGATGAATTACGACGAAGAGTTCCTGCTGATGCAAAGGCCATCTTGAGATATCAATCGTTTGCGACGAGGGACGTGCTGATAGTTGTGAGCGCGGAGGAAGCACAGAATTGGAAACCTGGCGAGACGCGCATTTGTGTGTTTATGCGAGAAGAAGAGCGGGATGGATGTACATTGCTGATATGCCAACCAAGGGCAAGTAAGAAAAAGAAGGCATGA
- the cmr5 gene encoding type III-B CRISPR module-associated protein Cmr5 produces the protein MTEKTQRQNIEQQRGKQAWDDIDEIKKLAEKTQRLLGENQDEEIRKKLERLLREYEGLQKEYRSLARGLNAMIQINGLGQSLGFLKAKGKVKVEDGVQKRNAHFYLLGHLTHWMHEHFDTSIIDATSTENDGLLRWVTNRASNTDYRRATTECLAFGSWLRRFAEAELKEPDAGTEQI, from the coding sequence ATGACTGAGAAGACTCAACGTCAGAATATTGAGCAGCAGCGCGGGAAGCAGGCTTGGGATGATATTGATGAAATTAAAAAGCTTGCAGAGAAAACTCAAAGGCTTCTAGGAGAAAATCAGGATGAAGAGATAAGGAAAAAATTAGAGAGACTGCTTAGGGAATATGAAGGACTGCAAAAAGAGTATCGGTCATTAGCTCGAGGACTGAATGCAATGATCCAGATCAATGGATTAGGACAAAGTCTTGGCTTTTTAAAGGCTAAAGGCAAAGTTAAGGTGGAAGATGGAGTACAAAAAAGAAATGCTCATTTTTACTTGCTAGGTCATCTGACACATTGGATGCATGAGCATTTTGATACATCTATTATAGATGCTACGAGTACCGAAAATGATGGGCTTCTTCGATGGGTAACTAATAGAGCAAGTAATACAGATTACCGACGTGCAACCACGGAATGTCTTGCTTTCGGTAGTTGGCTGCGTCGTTTTGCCGAGGCAGAATTGAAGGAACCAGACGCAGGAACGGAGCAGATATGA
- a CDS encoding HD domain-containing protein has protein sequence MDARILQILRQTAQHFNDNHAQAYLVGGSLRNLLLGEPTIDWDIVTAADAPTVARQLANKLGGFYAHLHEKASRVVVKQQAGETVLDISPLNGKTIEDDLRCRDFTINAMALSLDEAVRYLERVKTPDAVLTSLEQAILIDPAGGFADIAAHRLRAVNKDVFKHDPLRMLRAVRLMMRYGLSIEPETQRLIALDAPLLKKVAPERVHDEFYAILEPGGATNRLRFLDELGLFTVIFPEFIPARGMQQPFPHYWDVLEHSIESVGALERLAAALQGEIRVLLDEAEEQGIFSFEALRSPRVKMAALLHDIGKTVTYATDQEGHIHFYYHPQAGVPLAQEIMRRLRASTQDRRFVQQVVAHHMRPGQLGQDGPVTLRATRRYFADLGPVGIYVALISLADHLATMGPQPLGEAWERHLGVVSVLLTRYVRERETILPPRLVTAEELMRRLRLEPGPQVGRLLDLIAEAQTEGRVSSKEEAIWLAEDVLAIDEDAEIADESSQTENR, from the coding sequence GTGGACGCCCGCATCCTGCAAATTCTGAGACAAACAGCGCAACACTTTAACGATAACCACGCGCAAGCCTACCTCGTTGGAGGCTCGCTGCGCAACCTTCTGCTCGGCGAACCAACCATCGATTGGGATATCGTCACCGCCGCTGATGCTCCTACAGTAGCCCGGCAACTGGCCAATAAACTGGGTGGTTTCTATGCTCATTTGCACGAAAAGGCCAGCCGCGTAGTCGTCAAACAGCAAGCAGGCGAAACCGTTCTTGACATCTCGCCATTGAACGGCAAGACTATCGAGGACGACCTGCGCTGCCGCGATTTTACCATCAACGCCATGGCCCTCTCCCTGGACGAGGCCGTGCGCTATCTGGAACGCGTCAAGACTCCAGACGCGGTTCTGACTTCTCTTGAACAAGCGATCTTGATCGACCCCGCGGGCGGGTTTGCTGACATTGCCGCCCATCGCCTGCGCGCAGTCAATAAGGATGTCTTCAAACATGATCCCCTGCGTATGCTGCGAGCCGTGCGCTTGATGATGCGCTATGGTCTGAGTATTGAGCCGGAAACGCAGCGTTTGATTGCCCTTGACGCGCCATTGCTGAAAAAAGTCGCCCCGGAACGAGTCCACGACGAATTCTATGCCATCCTTGAGCCAGGTGGCGCCACTAACAGGCTGCGTTTCCTGGATGAACTGGGCCTCTTCACCGTCATTTTCCCGGAGTTCATCCCGGCGCGTGGCATGCAACAACCGTTTCCGCATTATTGGGATGTGCTGGAGCATTCTATCGAGTCCGTTGGGGCGTTGGAACGATTGGCAGCGGCGTTGCAGGGCGAAATTCGCGTTTTGTTAGATGAGGCGGAGGAACAGGGCATCTTTTCGTTTGAGGCGTTGAGGTCGCCGCGCGTCAAGATGGCGGCGCTGCTGCATGATATTGGGAAGACGGTGACGTATGCAACTGATCAAGAGGGCCATATACATTTCTATTATCATCCGCAAGCTGGTGTACCGCTGGCCCAGGAGATTATGAGGCGCTTGCGGGCCAGCACGCAGGATCGCCGTTTCGTGCAGCAGGTTGTAGCCCATCACATGCGGCCCGGGCAACTGGGCCAGGATGGGCCGGTAACCCTGCGAGCCACCCGGCGCTATTTTGCCGATCTCGGGCCGGTCGGCATTTACGTCGCCTTGATTTCGCTTGCCGATCACCTGGCGACAATGGGTCCACAGCCGCTCGGTGAGGCATGGGAGCGCCACCTGGGAGTTGTGTCTGTACTATTGACACGCTACGTTCGCGAACGCGAAACAATCCTGCCCCCGCGCCTGGTCACCGCGGAAGAATTGATGCGCCGCCTGCGCCTCGAGCCGGGACCGCAGGTGGGACGCTTACTGGATTTGATCGCGGAAGCGCAGACCGAGGGCCGCGTTTCCTCAAAAGAAGAAGCTATCTGGCTGGCCGAAGATGTCCTTGCCATTGATGAAGATGCCGAGATCGCCGATGAGTCTTCCCAGACAGAGAATAGGTGA
- a CDS encoding sulfotransferase produces the protein MADQSGTIKEWNGLKIIGAGFGRTGTLSLKNALEQLGFAPCYHMTELFSHPGADELWEAVSRGIPVDWDDIFKGYQASVDWPACAVYKELMQAYPAAKVLLTVRDPEKWYESARKTIYQVTDRQLLSTHARMVNALIWQGTFHGRFEEKEYAISVFHAHNEEVKQLVPPEKLLVYDVKDGWESLCTFLDVPVPVNMPFPHLNDWQEFLGRINHP, from the coding sequence TTGGCAGATCAATCTGGAACAATAAAGGAATGGAATGGACTAAAAATCATCGGCGCAGGCTTTGGACGAACGGGAACACTCTCCCTCAAGAACGCCCTTGAGCAACTCGGCTTCGCCCCCTGCTACCATATGACGGAACTCTTTTCCCATCCCGGAGCTGATGAACTCTGGGAAGCAGTTAGCAGGGGAATCCCCGTTGATTGGGATGACATCTTTAAAGGCTATCAGGCAAGTGTTGATTGGCCTGCCTGCGCCGTCTATAAAGAACTGATGCAGGCCTATCCGGCGGCAAAGGTGCTGCTGACCGTGCGCGATCCCGAAAAATGGTATGAAAGCGCTCGAAAAACCATCTACCAGGTTACCGACCGCCAACTGCTCTCAACACATGCTCGCATGGTCAATGCCCTCATCTGGCAGGGCACGTTTCATGGCAGATTCGAAGAGAAGGAGTATGCCATCTCCGTTTTTCATGCCCATAACGAAGAGGTCAAACAACTGGTACCGCCAGAAAAGTTGCTCGTCTATGATGTGAAAGACGGCTGGGAGTCGCTTTGTACATTTTTAGACGTCCCGGTACCTGTGAATATGCCTTTCCCCCATCTCAACGACTGGCAAGAATTTCTGGGCAGGATAAATCATCCCTGA
- a CDS encoding DUF1887 family CARF protein, with translation MTLMIALVGEQPMPNLLPVRHSHPSDVLLVYTKRTKGIYDRLAATLQKEANVYELETEPYRIGVIVDALKAKLESPELAGKSNTFNLTGGTKAMAFAAYQVAQQQKAPMFYLQSEGKHNRIYHYIWEDRGLKLVDDELVPACVKLNDLFNLHFGPGEWQECSSNRGDDGGPFEVALAEALRLNEYEVMTGVRAMDGQIDIDVAMRFENRFGIIEAKAGNKGKKLDGIKQLSNAVRHIGTYTQSFFAITVQHTSTHEAIMLASRIKVVSLTNYVPGSETLTLDDAKKLVGAVDEVLK, from the coding sequence ATGACTTTAATGATAGCACTTGTTGGTGAGCAGCCTATGCCCAATCTCCTTCCGGTACGGCACTCCCATCCCTCTGATGTATTGCTCGTTTATACGAAAAGAACAAAAGGCATATATGATCGTCTGGCTGCAACACTTCAGAAAGAGGCAAATGTTTATGAACTAGAAACAGAGCCTTATAGGATAGGTGTGATAGTAGATGCTCTGAAAGCAAAACTTGAGTCTCCAGAGCTTGCAGGAAAATCGAATACATTTAATCTTACAGGTGGCACGAAGGCAATGGCTTTTGCTGCTTATCAAGTTGCGCAACAACAAAAGGCACCGATGTTCTATTTGCAAAGTGAGGGGAAGCATAACCGCATTTATCACTATATCTGGGAAGATCGAGGTTTAAAGCTGGTAGATGACGAGTTGGTGCCAGCGTGTGTGAAGCTGAATGACCTGTTTAACCTACACTTCGGGCCAGGAGAGTGGCAAGAATGCAGCTCAAATCGTGGTGATGATGGTGGACCATTTGAGGTAGCATTAGCCGAGGCTCTACGACTAAATGAATATGAAGTCATGACGGGCGTCAGGGCTATGGATGGGCAGATTGATATTGACGTTGCAATGAGATTTGAAAACCGATTTGGTATCATTGAAGCAAAGGCAGGTAATAAGGGAAAGAAGCTCGATGGCATCAAACAACTGAGTAATGCCGTTCGCCATATCGGAACTTATACTCAATCTTTCTTTGCGATCACTGTTCAACATACTTCAACGCATGAAGCCATTATGCTTGCCTCCCGTATTAAGGTGGTTTCACTAACGAACTATGTGCCTGGATCAGAAACGCTCACTTTAGATGATGCAAAGAAATTGGTTGGTGCTGTTGATGAGGTTCTTAAGTAA